AGGTTCAGTCAGAACTGGTTAGATCAGTCCAAATCAACCAGTTCAACTCAAACTGAATTGAATCCTTATCAGGTCAGttttaatttgagttttattaaaCCAGTGAAACCAAAAGGGGGCGATTGAGAACAATAGAAATTCGAATTGAACCTCATAAAAAATCACATAAAATTggaaaaagtaataaaaaaatatttatatatcatggttggaaaattaggttttttGACTTGGACAACTACATAagtcaagtaaaaaaaaattgaaacctaGCAAGGAATCGTGAAGACTGGCACACGTTTAAGAAATCATCAGAACATGCATGTCCAAGTTAGCCTGAGTTTTCATTGATTCTGTATTGTTGCCCGAATCATGTGAAACTCACTAAATGtgggtttttttattgaatCATATACTATTCATAGACCATAAGTTTGATGTACAACTACACTGCCTAGAGTTTACGGCGTTGATGATGTGGTGTTGAAATTTGCAACCATGTAGCAAAgcaatataaaaaaatttgccACATGAAAGCCAAGGTGTCAAAAGCTCATGCCACAAGTAAAAGCTCATGTACTACTCACAGCCAAGGGGCCACGGATGCCGCCAACATGATGCAAGTAGGTGACTCGGCCGGCCATGATAACATTGTTacgaaaacaacgcccagaatggtgatttgcagaagaaaaacgaaagaTAGAGAAGAACACACAAtgcacaacacagagattttacgtggttcatcTCCAATCTGGAAGCTACATTCATGGCTGAGCAGTAGAACAGATTTCACTATGTTTCTGAAGTGTTACAAAACCCTCATCTTactctctcaaagagataagatcaataaataaggaaaccctaacccagaaagtacacaaatgcccctagtCCAAAAGTTACCAAAAAACCTAggccggaccaaaacataacacatgaCTCAAAAGGTACtcgtttcgaagatctcgacgagcccaacaacaCTCCCTGCATTCCGAGatcgtttcgaggccgaaacggccctccgaaggtctcaaccgcactttctAGATCAAATCAGGCTTCACAAACAACAAACATGTATTGCAGGGGACTTGCCATAGCAAGGTCGTGCGGCCATGGTGGGAGGCTTCACAATTGGGGTAGCCCTTAGATGGGTGTTCAATCTTCTACAAACAAGATCAATGGCTTAGGATAAGGCGCTCGGATGGGAAGTCTTTAATGCCCGCATGACTAAGCTGATTGGCTGTGTGTGTTTTATAATCGTGCACCATCTCACACAATCACTagaaaatgggattttttagGTTCTTGCTCTATTGGGTGCATGGTGCTACATTAGTTGATGCTTGGCTTCGCCGGAGTTGATATTTGGACATCAGAGTATCGCCGGAGAATGGGATTGGACCCGGGTAGCAATAATCTAGGTTTGcaaattctctttttcttaaacTAGGTTGTTTTTTTATGTATGCCTAGTATGTGTTCGCTGTAATCGGAGTTTAAATATTTGATTTCATAGATTGTATTTTCAGTCAAGTTGGGGTTTTGATTGAAAGGGGGTTGTTGCCCTAAGTAGTGTTGTGGCACTATCAGAATTAGAAGAGCGAGCTCCTAGACTGTAGGAACAGTCAAAGAAAAAGTTGGTCCAGTTCTGATTCCTTAGCAGTCCTTCGCAATCAAATAATCAAACATTAACCCTAAGTATACAAATAATTTTCTAACCATataaataattgaatatatatttttaagatACAAATCATCAAACATTaacccttattttttctttgtaattttgaTATACATAACCtttataaattataattattaagtTTGAACTAGGATTAAATCTGCACCTTAAATGGGCCGGTCTTGCAGTTTCTGTTGTCAGttccattttggttttttttgggaCCATTGGAAAATTATCCTTGAACTGTCCCATCCCAATTACTAATGAGTCCCAAAATCAACTCTGAAAATCATGTTATTTCGTAATTGATCGGGTCAAATTGAagtttcaatttcaatacaaattaatatatttaatgTACATCATATATGACAAGAAATAATTATGATTTTACAATCAATGTAGATTATAGATAATACAATGCTTAATTTTAAGTAACCCCACAAATTTGTTTCACTTATCTGAAGTGGAGATTGAACTAATCAAATCGCTAATCCGTGTGTGATTTCAAGCATAAGAGAGGGAAATTTTGGGATAttaatttatcctttttctGGGATAAGAATCTTCAATCATGAAGAGCTAGGATTCCGAATGGTTATGTATTAGAATCCCTCTTAAGATCTTAAGATAAGATAATCAATCATTTTCAAAAGGATAATCTTTTCTCATTTAAAGAGAGACATTAATATCTTACCAAAATATAGATACCTAccaccaataccgatactgatATATAGAAACATCTTACTGTAGCAAGTTGTATCGGTATCAATTCGAAATCACAATAGTATTTTTTATCTAAAAATACCACATCCATACCATATTGGGTGATTCATATCGATCAGGTATCGGTATCAATTGCAGTCAATACTGATACAAATCCCTCAACATATTCAATTACTCAATTTGATACCCATTCCTAAAACCGTGCTTCTATAGTCAAAGCCGTCTAGAAAGGGTTACCTGTCGCGAAGAAAAAAACTTtggagcagagtggagccgCTTAGAAAGGGTTACCTACCGCTATAGTGAGAGCCGCCGAGGACAACGGCTACGGAAGCATAGTAGTTTGTTATATGCCTAATGGGGGCCACTCTAATGTATGGACACTAGATTGGGCTAGTCTAGTATGGAATAGGTTAAAAGACTTGATTTAacacgttccatcagctttagAGCTTTAGAcatatcgatcaagtacctaacattttcATTCCTGGTAGATCTTGAGAAGGCCTACATTCAAATGATCCAAGTGTGTTTTGCTCCATTCAATTGTTATTTATGCATTTGGGCTGAAGTTTTCAACCCGGCCTAAGATGAGCTGAGCTTGGATGGGCTAGCTAGGGTTGGCACTTGGCACCCAACTGGGTTGAGCATTTTGGGATCCAATCCGGCCCATCCCACTTGATTTGCACTTCCTGACTCCTTATGTTCACCTAAAAAGAAAGGGTAGCAAAGCTCATTGGATTAAATTTGATAACAAGTTGTTTACTAAGAAGCCAGATCAGCTCCCCATATATGACTCTTTATGTACGGCTTTGTGACATCGTGTCATTTTTCTTCCACAAATGCCCCTCTTAACATTCTTAATAGCAGCATGAAAGAGCATTAGTGGAAACAAAAGGACATGCATATATCACGACACCATGAAGGACCctgatcctctattgccgagctgcccgataggaccctactgccaagataCAACCAGGTGgggaatgaccaccttacccctgcctgagtgCCTTACCCAAGTGGGGATAAGGCAGTCATTTATCGTCTTACTATGTCTagcttggcagtagggtcctgccgggcagctcaacagtagaggatccaagcCTTCATGTACGGGGAGCTAATCCGGACTCATAGTAAAAGGTGCTTGCTAGAGTACTCGAGTAGTCAATAAGGGCCATAGCTGGTTTtaggtagggctgtaaacggatcggattcggctcagatagtgctatatccgcatccgcatccgattagctatcggatggattcggatagttctaaacggatacggatcggatattttatccatttacatgtaaatatagcttttcggatagctatagcctattcgtatccgcatccgtttagcttttggacggatttgaatagtgctaaacggatacaaacacggatacgaaaatagatttcggctattcatttacacccctagttttaGGGCATAAAACGGGCTGGATCAACCTGAATCCAAACTCGATTGCATACTATTCAGCTCGAATCCAGATCCGAATCCTATTAATGCACATGCTTGTGGATCCAAATCTGACCCAAAATCCCAATATATGTGGATCAGATGTGGCTCGGATCTGGATATTTAAGTCTAACTTTGTTACCTCTTCTCTATCAAAGGTATAAACTATATAGGCCCTTTTACCAAGTCATAAATCGAATTGGCTTTTGGCCTGCCTTACCTAACTTGAACCTAAATCTGTAATGAGATCGAATCTACAATCATAATCAAAATCCAAATTATATACAGATTCGTATCGGAGTGGATCTCAGGTTTGACCCACATCATTTGAGGTACCACCAACTATTCGTACCTTAAAGCACTGTTCTAAGAATTGGTATAGGATCGGCCCAATCGGCCAGATCCCGACCCTAATCCTGCTGACCCGGTGCGGTCGATCTGTAATGAATTTCTAGACTTTGGAGTTTAGGCCAATTCCTTTGCCGATTCCACATAAATACATAATTTAGTtttttaagattaaaaaaaaaaggcatacccagtgcacaaggctcccaccattgcggGGATTGAAAGAGGGTCATAATGTCCGCAGCTTTACCCCTCGCTATGCGGAGAGGTGCTTGTTTGTGTTTCGTTTTGAGTGTTTCTGGGAGCACAAATAGAAATTTATGCTGTATGGAAGagttttgacagaacatgtcccACATGTTCTGAGGTTTCTGAGCACAAGTTGTAAAATTGTGTCTGATAAGATGTTTATTTTAACCTTTATTAGCTAAAATAATATAGTAAATGTTTcaaaaacagattttatcaaacaccttcgGTGTTCTAATTGTCTTCTAGAAATGTTTCCAGAACAAGTTTATCAAGTGGGTCAAAAGCgatttctcagcacagaaatagaaaaaactgGATTCTGCTATTTCAAGTGGGCTCTAAATTTTCTACactgaaaaaaaatttatatttgcAACTACAAATGTGCTTGTGATTGGCATAGAAAAGacctaaaattaaaaaaactgaTCCATCAACCTTGTAGAGATACTTCTAATATGATGAATTATTCATGTCTTTCAAGACTAATATAATTCACTCTTACTCCAGTTCTTAGCCTTAGAAATTAAAAATCCTTTGACCTGGGGATAGTATGGCTAATGGATCAAACTtattcttcctttctttgaACAAATCCCATTTCGGTCCAAAGTGATTCATCCACTCTTCTCTGGTTCTGTAATTGGGAAGATATTGCTTCACCTTAATACCAACCTCTTCACAAAACTCCATTATCTTTCTGTTCTGGTTCACCAACTCTAAACCATGAACTTCACTCCCACTTAGACTACTTGATCTCAATAGTCCAACAGAATAGAAGATATCTTCATCTGGTGTAACTGCTGACATCTTATCATCCCACCTGCAAATGCAAAATAGATTTTCAACTCATCAGTTCTGAACAAATTAATGGTACAGATCTTCTACGGGGCGCCCTGCCCTGTCCTGTCTGTGGTGTGCAGACACAGGGTTGTgcacaatgatcgccttacccctgcttgggcAAGGCACTCAGGCAGGGATAAAGCGATCAAGCGATCGCCTTGTGTCTGTGCAGCACGACAGGACGGACAGCCCGCgccgccgtagaagatctgggtCTTCAGTAATTCTTCACTACTCACTTGCTTTTAATCATGGGGTAGACAAGGATAGGTCCGCTAGCGTTCGGGCTTTGTTGAAGGATACCCTTAAAAACACCAGCATCGAAATCCAAGATTTGAGATTTAGGGACGAAGAGATTAAGCCATGGATGAGGAATGTCCGAAAGTCCTTTAGAACGAAGCTCTAATTCTCCTCTTCGAACCCTATCGAGGAAATCTATATAAGACACATCTTTGGCGAAGATAAAACCAGGGATGAAGCTCAACCCTCTAAGCAACATTTCTAATTCCTGAACAAGATAAAATACTAAGAGATCAAAATCAAGAATATTACACcatttaagaaagaaagaaagaaagatattgtAACAGATCACACACCCTATCAACAGTATCGACAGAGAGATGGTCGTAATACTTGGCCACTTCTAAGCAGTAAAGGATACCATGTTTGGTTGCTAAGGAAGTAATCTTGGAATGGTCAGTGTGGGAGAAGAACGAAGATCTCCAATTATTTGCAGGACTCTGAGACATAACTAGAGAGCCTTCGACGTAATCCagacccttattttttttcttccctgcTTGATCTCCTCCGTTGAATGTTATCAGATTCTCTTGGTCTTTTGTGAAAGCAGAGAAATCAAGGTAGAGCATACGTACCCACTTCACCTGCAAGCATTAATTATGAATCAGACACAGATGAGGTAAATAAAGAATCATTCTGCATCAGTAAGAACCACAGAGTAATACCCTTAATTAGTTTCTTCTTGATGTTTATCTATCTTAAAATGGGTATCGTAtccgatttggatcctttgtgATCTAGGGTTGAGTGGCCATCATGCTACACTCAACTCACAGGCCACCACGTGGATTTATGTCAATCTAATGGTTGGTAGACGAggtcaattcaaaattcaaaatttaaaattaccactcaaaattcaaaaataccAGGCCGCTGTATACCAATCATTGGATCAGCATGAAATCCATATGGCAGCCTGTGGGTTGAGTGCAACACGATGGCCACTCAACCCTAGggccgcagaggatccaaatcgaTCGTATCAATATCTTaacacaatttggatcctctgtcGCCGCCGCTTGCCTGTGCAGTCGGCATGCAGCCTCACACAAGTAGAAGCAAAATGACTGCCATACCCACAGCCTAAGCACCCTGCCTGGATGGGGTCCATGCCCTacctgtgtgaggctgcacggGTAGGCGGTAGCAGAGGATCTCAATCCTTAACAACCCTCtttcccaaaaagaagaaatatagACAACTTGGATCATGAGAATCCCTATAAAAGCATAAACGTGCCAACCATGCAGTATTGCACTACGTATGTATATGTATTATTCAATTTGGATTCTTTACGGTGGGGCAGATAGTGGCCTTGGTGCTGTCACCCAGATAGGGGTGTGGACCTCACCCAAGTAGGGTGTTTGGGCAATGggtagggcagtcatttcacccctaTCTAAGTGTGGGTAGCACCAAGGCCGCTACCTGACCGGCCATAGAGGATCACAATCCTGTATTATTACCCTGCTGGGGGCCGGTTCTAGGGCAATTCTTGCTCTTGTGATGATCCCAAACTGACCAAATCCTCCCAGTACCCCATAAAACAACTCCGAGTTCAGGTCTCTAGAGCAGGTCACCACCTCACCTCGCCCTGCACGTTCAATTCAATAATAGtcattaaaacaaaaaccaCTATTTATCCATCACTTATCTCTCTGTttaactaaaaaaaacaaattagttAGTTAATAGGTAAATTAAGTGCTAGCTTCAGCCCGGGGTTTCAAGAATCAGAATGTTGGACCCAATCTGGCCGATTCATACTTTCTAAGGTTCTGCTCGAAACAGCTGGACCCCATCTAGATCTCATTTCCGAGATTAATAAACTTGCTTCAGCCCAAGTACACCTGAAATTTGGTCTCATAACATACTGGGTCTAATGACTCGGAaacagatcctctacggtgtGTTGCCTGTTCTGTGCGTGCAACGCAGACACATGGCCACACACAATGATCGTCTTATTATCCCTCcctgagcaccttgcccgagttgAGGTAAGGTAATCATTGTGTTCGGCCATGTGTCTGTACAACACACACAGGATGGGACAGCgtgccatagaagatctggataTCCCTAatgactctgataccatgttgaaataTCTAACCCATAAGTTTTTCAATACAAGATTACTGCGAACATGAAAACAATTATAATACCAGTAACAACGTCCATCTCATAAACGTTGGTGATCTGAGGGCCATGACGGAAGGATTGGCCGCTGATGCCGGCGTTAGAGAGGGTTCCGCCGACGGTGAGATACAAATAATCCGTCCATGATTTGGGTGCAACACCATGCTCAAGGGTTGCATTCAAAACATCGATCCACAGCTGCTCTCCACCCACATCAACATAAGAAGCTAACCCACAAAGATTAAGATTAATCCTTCCACTTAATCCATTTCCatcactagtagtagtactactactactactagtaATACTCATCAAAGATCTCATATCTACCACAACACCATCTTGAGCCATGGCTTGTCCACAAACTGAATGACCATGACCCCTCGCTGCAATActaaaaggtgaagaagaagcaTATGAAGATCTTATGAGGTTTACAATGTCAACCTCAGACAATGGATACAGAACAGCAGCAGGAATCACTCGATTGAGTTTGCCGAAATCAGTAGAAGCCATGTTAATAGAATCAGAATCGATACGAAGCCTCGCGGCGATTTCAAGAGATTGAAGCTTCTCTGGtaatgaaggagaagatgaacTACTCCTTAGCTTCTTCTCCATCATCGACATCAAACGTCTTACAGAGAATATCACCATGAAACAACTCTTAATATTCTTCTTACTACTTGAAGAACACATATTtgagaaacagaaaagagagaGTGGTGAGGATTGATGGGTGTTCTTGAGGGGTATTTATCCTTAAGTTactgaagaagagagagaaaaaaaaaagaaaaagaagttgatATGGAAGCATGAAAACGAGGATGAAATCTTAGGTTGCAGAAAGGAAATCTTGGTGTCTGGTTCGCAAACGACGTCGGGATCTAAACATGTTTGGTTTTTTCAAAGATACGGACCTGACTTGACAATAGATTCCTAATCAATCCGTCCAAATAAGGTCGTAGTCTCTCATATAGAGTCTTTCATGATTTATCCTAGCTGGGTGAATTTTGCCTTTGCAATTGTGATGGACATGGACATGgaccctccccctccccataACACATTAAAATTCAAGGAAGATTCCTAAACGACCCACAGATTTTGCATAAGAAGGGTAGAAATTAGAACTGAAgtttattaaatggttctaatcatagttagcaaaaacgggaTGGTAAAAAAATGGAAGCGGATGGTAACACAGTCAATATATACATTCATGGAGTGATACATGTTCAGTTagagttgggacttgggagtcaTTGTTTTAGAAATCCTTATCAGTAGATACATGCATCAGTTTGTAGCTTAATTTCGGGGTTcatgcattgaccttgagttgaatgTGATAACATGCATGAAAAATGTAACCTTTTGAATCATCTTTACGTCGGCGAAAGAATCAAGTCAATTGGAGTTcagaagagagagatatggtcagttaagtgAACGAAAGACAAGCAATTCtatataagaaacaaaaatgtgttttaaacatgttttaaacGGAAAAAAGAACCGGTTGTCGTTTTTACTGTATGTTTGGGAAACAAACGGAAATATACAATTAAAACGGCAACG
The sequence above is a segment of the Telopea speciosissima isolate NSW1024214 ecotype Mountain lineage chromosome 7, Tspe_v1, whole genome shotgun sequence genome. Coding sequences within it:
- the LOC122669552 gene encoding cytokinin dehydrogenase 3-like codes for the protein MVIFSVRRLMSMMEKKLRSSSSSPSLPEKLQSLEIAARLRIDSDSINMASTDFGKLNRVIPAAVLYPLSEVDIVNLIRSSYASSSPFSIAARGHGHSVCGQAMAQDGVVVDMRSLNGLSGRINLNLCGLASYVDVGGEQLWIDVLNATLEHGVAPKSWTDYLYLTVGGTLSNAGISGQSFRHGPQITNVYEMDVVTGRGEVVTCSRDLNSELFYGVLGGFGQFGIITRARIALEPAPSRVKWVRMLYLDFSAFTKDQENLITFNGGDQAGKKKNKGLDYVEGSLVMSQSPANNWRSSFFSHTDHSKITSLATKHGILYCLEVAKYYDHLSVDTVDRELEMLLRGLSFIPGFIFAKDVSYIDFLDRVRRGELELRSKGLSDIPHPWLNLFVPKSQILDFDAGVFKGILQQSPNASGPILVYPMIKSKWDDKMSAVTPDEDIFYSVGLLRSSSLSGSEVHGLELVNQNRKIMEFCEEVGIKVKQYLPNYRTREEWMNHFGPKWDLFKERKNKFDPLAILSPGQRIFNF